One region of Gilliamella sp. ESL0405 genomic DNA includes:
- the carA gene encoding glutamine-hydrolyzing carbamoyl-phosphate synthase small subunit, translating to MQTYALLILQDGSQFIGKSIGANGQTVGEVVFNTSMTGYQEILTDPSYCEQLVTLTYPHIGNVGTNNADAESNQVYAKGLIIRDLPLLASNYRNELDLSSYLKQHNVIAIADIDTRRLTRILREKGAQHGVIITANDKETLLEKADTAKQMAIDFKGLSGLDLAQKVTCTKSYLWTQGVWTREQEHPAAKPESALPYHVVAYDFGVKRNILRMLVERGCKLTIVPAKTSAQEVLALNPDGIFLSNGPGDPAPCTYAIDAIKQFLTTDIPIFGICLGHQLLALACGAKTIKMKFGHHGGNHPVKDLENNRVMITAQNHGFAVDEMSLPTHLRVTHKSLFDGSLQGIHHNQKPAFSFQGHPEASPGPHDAAPLFDHFIELIKIYKQEQ from the coding sequence ATGCAAACTTATGCCCTCCTTATATTACAAGACGGTTCACAATTTATCGGTAAATCAATCGGTGCCAACGGACAAACTGTTGGTGAGGTCGTTTTTAATACCTCAATGACCGGTTATCAAGAAATACTCACCGACCCTTCATATTGCGAGCAATTAGTCACGTTAACTTACCCCCATATAGGTAATGTCGGTACTAACAATGCCGATGCTGAATCTAATCAAGTTTATGCAAAAGGGCTGATTATTCGTGATTTACCACTATTAGCCAGCAATTATCGCAATGAGCTCGATCTTTCGAGTTATTTAAAACAGCATAATGTTATTGCCATTGCCGATATCGATACTCGCCGTTTAACTCGAATCTTGCGTGAAAAAGGGGCTCAGCATGGCGTGATTATCACGGCAAACGATAAAGAAACTTTACTTGAAAAAGCCGATACCGCTAAACAAATGGCGATCGATTTTAAAGGATTATCCGGACTGGATTTAGCCCAAAAAGTCACCTGTACAAAAAGCTATTTGTGGACACAAGGTGTATGGACAAGAGAGCAAGAACACCCCGCGGCAAAACCGGAAAGCGCCTTGCCTTATCATGTTGTGGCTTATGATTTTGGCGTAAAACGTAATATCTTACGGATGTTAGTTGAACGGGGTTGTAAATTGACCATAGTTCCGGCAAAAACCTCTGCGCAGGAGGTATTAGCATTAAATCCTGACGGTATATTCCTATCAAATGGTCCCGGTGATCCGGCACCTTGTACTTATGCCATTGATGCCATTAAACAGTTTTTAACTACTGACATACCGATATTTGGTATCTGTTTAGGGCATCAACTGTTAGCGTTGGCTTGTGGTGCAAAAACCATAAAAATGAAATTTGGACATCATGGTGGCAATCATCCGGTTAAAGATCTTGAAAATAATCGAGTTATGATTACCGCGCAAAATCATGGTTTTGCCGTTGATGAAATGAGTTTACCGACTCACTTACGTGTGACGCATAAATCACTGTTCGACGGTTCGCTACAGGGTATTCATCATAATCAAAAACCGGCTTTTAGCTTTCAAGGTCACCCCGAAGCGAGTCCCGGGCCTCACGATGCCGCCCCACTATTTGATCACTTTATCGAATTAATTAAAATTTATAAGCAGGAGCAATAA
- the carB gene encoding carbamoyl-phosphate synthase large subunit has protein sequence MPKRTDINSILIIGAGPIVIGQACEFDYSGAQACKALREEGYRVILVNSNPATIMTDPEMADATYIEPIDWTTVSKIIEQERPDAILPTMGGQTALNCALELDKRGILKQFNVEMIGATADAIDKAEDRKRFDQAMKKIGLDTARSGIAHSLKEAYAVLEQVGFPCIIRPSFTMGGTGGGIAYNTQEFDEICTRGLDLSPTNELLIDESLIGWKEYEMEVVRDKNDNCIIVCSIENVDPMGIHTGDSITVAPAQTLTDKEYQIMRNASIAVLREIGVETGGSNVQFSVDPKTGRLIVIEMNPRVSRSSALASKATGFPIAKIAAKLAVGFTLDELSNDITGGKTPASFEPSIDYVVTKIPRFNFEKFAGCNDRLTTQMKSVGEVMAIGRTFQESLQKALRGLEVGACGFDPKFDNYDDEKNLSKIRYELQEAGAERIWYIADAFRAGFSLDEIFTLTNIDRWFLVQIEELISLENQLKSQSFARLNSESLWQLKRKGFSDLRIAKLLNVEEQDVRDRRNQYDIHPVYKRVDTCAAEFSTDTAYLYSTYEQECEAKPQFIRPKIMILGGGPNRIGQGIEFDYCCVHAALALREDGYETIMVNCNPETVSTDYDTSDRLYFEPVTLEDVLEIAHVEKPNGVIVQYGGQTPLKLARALEVAGLPIIGTSPDAIDQAEDRKRFQSIVDKLKLKQPVNATVTDIEDAVIKAEQIGYPLVVRPSYVLGGRAMEIVYNEQDLRRYFKTAVSESNNAPVLLDHFLDDAIEVDIDVIADGEQIVIGGIMEHIEQAGIHSGDSACSLPTYTLSPEILDQLRKQAKQLALELNVKGLMNGQFAVKDNQIYLIEINPRAARTVPFVSKATGLPLAKIAARVMTGQSLAKQNITEEVIPPYYSVKEVVLPFNKFSGVDPILGPEMRSTGEVMGIGKTFAEAFAKAQLGSLSNMKKSGKALLSVRDQDKTRLLAIAKRLIAHGFSIDATFGTAKALQQAGIPCQMVKKENEGRPNIHDHIKNGEYSYILNTTSGRAAIEASKILRRSAIQYKVYYDTTMNAAYATTAALDCDPAQYVVSLQTLYA, from the coding sequence ATGCCTAAGCGAACAGATATTAATAGCATTCTCATTATTGGCGCTGGCCCAATTGTTATTGGTCAAGCTTGTGAATTTGATTATTCCGGCGCTCAAGCTTGTAAGGCTCTGCGTGAAGAAGGTTATCGGGTTATTTTAGTCAATTCTAATCCTGCCACCATTATGACCGATCCGGAAATGGCGGATGCAACCTATATTGAGCCGATTGATTGGACAACGGTGAGTAAAATTATTGAACAAGAAAGACCCGATGCCATTTTGCCCACCATGGGCGGACAAACAGCGCTCAATTGTGCGTTAGAACTGGATAAAAGAGGCATTTTAAAACAATTTAATGTCGAGATGATCGGCGCTACCGCTGATGCAATTGATAAAGCTGAAGATCGCAAACGTTTTGATCAAGCCATGAAAAAAATTGGTCTTGATACTGCCCGTTCCGGCATTGCTCACTCATTAAAAGAGGCTTATGCCGTACTTGAACAAGTTGGCTTTCCTTGCATTATCCGCCCTTCTTTTACTATGGGGGGAACCGGTGGCGGGATTGCTTATAACACTCAAGAATTTGATGAAATTTGTACCCGAGGACTTGATCTGTCGCCCACCAATGAACTCCTCATTGATGAGTCATTAATTGGTTGGAAAGAGTATGAAATGGAAGTGGTACGAGATAAAAATGATAACTGCATCATCGTCTGTTCGATTGAAAATGTTGACCCTATGGGCATTCATACCGGGGATTCCATTACCGTTGCGCCAGCTCAAACTCTAACTGATAAAGAGTATCAAATCATGCGTAACGCATCGATAGCGGTACTTCGTGAAATTGGCGTTGAAACAGGTGGTTCGAATGTACAATTTTCGGTTGATCCTAAAACCGGACGCTTAATTGTGATTGAAATGAATCCAAGGGTATCACGTTCATCAGCATTAGCATCTAAAGCAACCGGTTTTCCAATCGCCAAAATTGCGGCCAAACTTGCGGTCGGCTTTACCCTTGATGAGCTATCTAATGATATTACCGGAGGTAAAACGCCAGCGTCATTTGAGCCTTCGATCGACTATGTGGTGACAAAAATACCCCGCTTTAATTTCGAAAAGTTTGCCGGGTGTAATGATCGTCTAACAACCCAAATGAAATCAGTGGGTGAAGTGATGGCTATTGGGCGGACTTTTCAAGAATCATTGCAAAAAGCGCTACGAGGGCTTGAAGTCGGTGCGTGTGGTTTTGATCCGAAATTTGACAATTATGATGATGAAAAAAATCTCAGCAAAATACGTTATGAACTGCAAGAAGCGGGCGCTGAACGAATTTGGTATATTGCTGACGCTTTTCGAGCCGGCTTTAGTTTAGATGAAATTTTCACATTAACGAATATCGATCGCTGGTTTTTAGTGCAGATTGAAGAACTTATCAGCCTTGAAAACCAACTGAAATCGCAATCATTCGCTCGCCTGAATTCAGAATCATTATGGCAACTTAAGCGTAAAGGTTTTTCAGATTTACGTATTGCTAAACTGCTTAATGTTGAAGAACAAGACGTTCGTGATCGACGAAACCAATACGATATCCATCCTGTATATAAACGAGTTGATACCTGCGCAGCAGAGTTCTCGACCGATACAGCTTATCTTTACTCAACCTATGAACAAGAGTGCGAAGCTAAACCACAATTCATTCGCCCGAAGATTATGATATTAGGCGGTGGACCGAATCGGATTGGGCAAGGTATTGAGTTTGATTACTGTTGTGTACATGCAGCGCTGGCGCTCCGTGAAGACGGTTATGAAACAATTATGGTTAACTGTAATCCGGAAACGGTATCTACCGATTATGATACCTCAGATCGACTCTACTTTGAGCCAGTCACACTGGAAGATGTGCTTGAAATTGCTCATGTCGAAAAACCAAATGGCGTAATCGTACAATACGGCGGGCAAACACCATTAAAATTAGCCAGAGCGCTTGAAGTCGCTGGGCTACCGATTATTGGTACCTCGCCAGATGCGATAGATCAAGCTGAAGATCGCAAACGTTTTCAGTCGATTGTCGATAAGTTAAAGTTAAAACAGCCAGTTAATGCAACGGTTACCGATATTGAAGATGCGGTGATTAAAGCCGAACAAATTGGCTATCCATTAGTGGTCAGACCGTCTTATGTGCTTGGTGGTCGAGCCATGGAAATTGTGTATAACGAGCAAGATTTAAGGCGTTATTTTAAAACCGCAGTCAGTGAATCGAATAATGCTCCAGTACTACTTGATCACTTTTTAGATGATGCTATTGAAGTTGATATTGATGTGATTGCCGACGGCGAGCAAATCGTCATTGGCGGCATTATGGAGCATATTGAACAAGCGGGTATTCACTCGGGTGATTCTGCTTGTTCATTACCAACATATACTTTAAGCCCGGAAATTTTAGACCAATTGCGCAAGCAAGCTAAACAGTTAGCGTTAGAACTTAATGTAAAAGGGCTTATGAATGGACAATTTGCCGTCAAAGATAACCAAATTTATTTGATTGAAATCAACCCTCGAGCCGCTCGCACCGTGCCATTTGTGTCGAAAGCTACCGGTTTGCCACTAGCGAAAATCGCTGCACGAGTTATGACCGGGCAATCACTGGCTAAACAAAATATCACCGAAGAAGTCATACCGCCTTATTACTCAGTAAAAGAGGTGGTATTACCGTTTAATAAATTTAGTGGCGTTGACCCAATTTTGGGGCCTGAAATGCGTTCAACCGGTGAAGTGATGGGAATTGGTAAAACTTTTGCCGAAGCCTTTGCCAAAGCACAACTTGGTAGCTTATCAAATATGAAAAAATCGGGAAAAGCTTTGTTATCTGTTCGTGATCAAGACAAAACTCGCTTGTTAGCGATCGCTAAACGATTAATTGCGCATGGCTTTAGTATTGATGCTACTTTTGGGACTGCTAAGGCATTACAACAAGCTGGCATACCCTGCCAAATGGTCAAAAAAGAGAACGAAGGGCGCCCCAATATTCATGACCATATTAAAAATGGCGAATATAGCTATATTCTCAATACCACATCTGGACGGGCTGCTATTGAGGCGTCGAAAATTTTACGCCGTAGCGCAATCCAATATAAAGTGTATTACGATACTACGATGAATGCGGCCTATGCCACAACTGCCGCATTAGACTGCGATCCAGCACAATATGTTGTTTCATTGCAAACACTTTATGCATAA
- the argF gene encoding ornithine carbamoyltransferase translates to MHGFYQRHFLRLLDFTPNEINQLIDLSIQLKQAKQQGTEKKHLVGKNIALIFEKDSTRTRCAFEVGAYDQGAQVTYLGPSGSQIGHKESIADTARVLGRMYDGIEYRGYGQDIVETLAKYAGVPVWNGLTTEAHPTQILADFMTMKEHIGERPLNSVKFAYLGDARNNMGNSLMEGAALMGMEIRLVAPKACQPESELVQKCQEIAKTTGAKIVLTEDVAEGVKGVDFLYTDVWVSMGEPKEVWDERVKLLTPYQVNQNVIKLTENPNVKFMHCLPAFHDMNTTVGQQMAAQYGLKNGLEVTNEVFESKHSIVFDEAENRLHTIKAVMVATLAKD, encoded by the coding sequence ATGCACGGTTTTTATCAGCGCCATTTTTTACGTTTACTGGATTTTACGCCAAATGAAATCAATCAATTAATCGATCTTTCCATTCAATTAAAGCAGGCTAAACAACAAGGCACTGAGAAAAAACATTTGGTTGGCAAAAATATTGCCTTAATTTTTGAAAAAGACTCAACCCGTACTCGTTGTGCTTTTGAAGTCGGTGCATATGATCAAGGTGCTCAAGTCACCTATTTAGGACCAAGTGGTAGCCAAATTGGGCATAAAGAGTCGATAGCCGATACAGCTCGAGTACTCGGACGCATGTATGACGGTATTGAGTATCGAGGTTATGGGCAAGATATTGTTGAAACTTTGGCAAAATATGCCGGTGTGCCGGTTTGGAATGGTTTAACGACTGAAGCGCATCCAACGCAAATTTTAGCAGATTTTATGACCATGAAAGAGCATATCGGTGAGCGCCCACTTAATAGCGTTAAATTTGCTTATTTAGGCGATGCTCGTAATAACATGGGCAATTCGTTAATGGAAGGCGCTGCCTTAATGGGTATGGAGATCCGACTAGTGGCGCCTAAAGCGTGCCAACCTGAATCAGAGCTTGTTCAAAAGTGCCAAGAGATAGCTAAAACAACAGGCGCTAAAATTGTTTTAACTGAAGATGTCGCTGAAGGTGTGAAAGGCGTTGATTTTCTTTATACCGATGTATGGGTTTCCATGGGCGAACCAAAAGAAGTGTGGGATGAGCGAGTGAAATTATTAACCCCATACCAAGTTAATCAAAATGTAATTAAATTAACCGAGAATCCAAATGTTAAATTTATGCATTGCTTACCGGCTTTCCATGATATGAATACCACAGTAGGTCAACAAATGGCTGCCCAGTATGGTTTGAAAAATGGTTTAGAAGTGACAAATGAAGTCTTTGAATCTAAACATAGTATCGTTTTTGATGAAGCTGAAAATCGCCTGCACACGATCAAAGCAGTAATGGTTGCAACCTTAGCTAAAGACTAA
- a CDS encoding GFA family protein: MSTEYHGTCLCGKVKLVVPFKNLHLSACHCETCRKWSAGPFMSLMYNGELTVEGQDNIRHYPSSQWAERAFCQQCGSHLYYHLTGTQNYYLAAWIFNDIKNLDFTSEVFIDKKPTCYAFANPTQKLTEADILAIVNQNSK; this comes from the coding sequence ATGTCAACTGAGTATCATGGGACATGTTTATGTGGCAAAGTTAAGTTGGTTGTCCCTTTCAAAAACTTACATTTAAGTGCCTGTCACTGTGAAACCTGTCGGAAGTGGAGTGCCGGACCTTTTATGTCATTAATGTATAACGGTGAGCTTACCGTAGAAGGTCAAGACAATATACGTCATTATCCTTCATCACAATGGGCTGAAAGAGCATTTTGTCAGCAGTGCGGATCTCACCTTTATTATCATTTAACCGGCACACAAAATTATTATCTTGCTGCCTGGATTTTTAATGATATTAAGAATTTGGATTTTACATCAGAGGTCTTTATTGACAAAAAACCAACTTGTTACGCTTTTGCTAATCCGACGCAGAAACTGACAGAGGCCGATATTTTAGCTATAGTTAATCAAAATTCTAAATAA